In Struthio camelus isolate bStrCam1 chromosome 13, bStrCam1.hap1, whole genome shotgun sequence, the following are encoded in one genomic region:
- the NPM1 gene encoding nucleophosmin, with amino-acid sequence MEDSAMDMESMGPLRPQTFLFGCELKADKEYQFKVDDEENEHQLSLRTVTLGAGAKDELHVVEAEALDYEGNPIKVILASLKMSVQPTVSLGGFEITPPVVLRLKCGSGPVYVSGQHLVALEEEPESDDEEDDTKIVNTSTKRPASGGGAKTPQKKAKLSEDDDDDDEDEDDDDDDEDDLDEDEEEMKTPIKKPARESSGKNMQKAKQNGKDSKPSTPASKSKTPDSKKEKSLTPKTPKVPLSLEEIKAKMQASIDKGSSLPKLEPKFANYVKNCFRTEDQKVIQALWQWRQTL; translated from the exons ATGGAGGACAGCGCCATGGACATGGAGAGCATGGGCCCCCTGCGCCCGCAGACCTTTCTCTTCG gctgTGAGCTTAAAGCAGACAAGGAGTATCAGTTCAAGGTAGATGATGAAGAAAATGAGCATCAGTTATCTTTGAGAACG GTTACTTTGGGGGCTGGAGCCAAAGATGAGTTACATGTCGTAGAAGCAGAAGCACTGGACTATGAAGGCAACCCTATTAAAGTAATACTGGCATCGCTGAAAATGTCAGTGCAGCCTACG gTTTCATTAGGTGGCTTTGAGATTACACCACCAGTCGTCTTGAGGTTGAAATGTGGTTCAGGGCCTGTTTATGTCAGTGGTCAACATCTTGTAG CCTTAGAGGAAGAACCAGAATCAGATGATGAGGAAGATGATACAAAAATTGTAAACACTTCAACAAAGAGACCAGCAAGTGGAGGGGGAGCTAAAACGCCACAG aaaaaagcaaaattgtCAGAAGATGATGACGATGATGATGAAgatgaggatgatgatgatga TGATGAGGATGACTTGgatgaagatgaggaagaaatgaAAACTCCAATAAAGAAA CCTGCCCGTGaatcttctggaaaaaatatgcagaaagcgaagcaaaatggaaaagattCTAAGCCGTCCACACCCGCATCTAAATCAAAA ACTCCAGattccaagaaagaaaaatccctaACTCCAAAAACACCAAAAGTCCCTCTGTCATTAGAGGAGATTAAAGCAAAAATGCAAGCGTCCATAGATAAG GGTTCTTCCCTTCCTAAGCTGGAACCCAAATTTGCCAACTATGTTAAGAATTGTTTCAGGACGGAGGACCAGAAG GTCATTCAAGCTCTCTGGCAGTGGAGACAGActctgtaa